In a single window of the Zonotrichia leucophrys gambelii isolate GWCS_2022_RI chromosome 2, RI_Zleu_2.0, whole genome shotgun sequence genome:
- the LOC135443267 gene encoding uncharacterized protein LOC135443267 isoform X2, with protein MKTKAELVFVKTDVSEMFEIPLKKYFKPQRKRSRILENPQPRRRNLWRYRMKVIKRELCRSWVQEMVQVDGSPEGAQPQEMVQEPVQVDESPEGTQQISPVQQEQEDHSSAAQLPPSAQEPQGGNDIHVRPQRQPGQGGTAPNMGPQPTESGWELPKVTVKVQPHNMSQGWDCPEVTVQVQPQRPSPGWEAPSVTVQVQFQQQGPGPSLPQVTVQLQPQEWGQGTAGIKVTVQLQLGCDPEEVTSLQNQREEVLDNGEQRTLPKNQGGMMTRSEGERELAVVELVPQGVLSQKQDQGEVEKPQQDQCQEERAKVVKVHDMQAGDKADLNGMVTEEQLQDQSQEQEQLKADQPLQKEDQRHTVMRQEQGNIQEGPRGIVEDQKEDLAREQSKKRPRKSPNYFVAIPITDDQILDRIEDVQELIFSKEPDLSRALLPVQTMHLTIIVAHLGTEEEVKKAVLALKQSKAKVEDILQGKDLNLTFHGIGEFNNQVLYVKMLEEDQKMLSRIAAVEECFIDMNLDISGSKDFKPHLTFLKLSKASRVRRRGFRKICADLYKEYEDSPFGTELFSRIDLCAMHKKKQESGYYYCECSIIVGSSSREESKEQEMQTEDVGEVSSEDLPKNVAKAEIGEATASCKLASTAVADDKPSENAAEASIATKEKEINEAKGQPEVADGTFPTAGEICSKSALGLLPVSSDVLKSLEMEQEKAKITDGSLQKTEATEYTEPGQTSLR; from the exons ATGAAAACAAAGGCAGAGCTTGTTTTTGTCAAAACTGATGTCAGTGAGATGTTTGAAA ttCCTTTAAAAAAGTACTTCAAACCCCAAAGAAAGAGGAGCAGAATCTTGGAGAACCCCCAGCCTAGGAGAAGAAATCTTTGGCGTTATAGGATGAAGGTGATAAAACGGGAACTATGCAGGAGCTGGGTTCAAGAGATGGTTCAGGTAGATGGAAGTCCAGAGGGAGCTCAGCCTCAAGAGATGGTTCAGGAACCTGTTCAGGTGGATGAAAGCCCAGAAGGAACTCAGCAAATCTCACCAGTACAGCAGGAGCAAGAAGACcattcctcagcagcacagctacCGCCCTCTGCTCAAGAGCCTCAGGGAGGGAATGATATCCATGTGCGCCcacagaggcagccagggcaaGGAGGCACGGCCCCAAACATGGGACCACAACCAACAGAGTCAGGCTGGGAGCTCCCAAAAGTGACTGTCAAGGTGCAGCCCCACAACATGAGCCAGGGGTGGGACTGCCCGGAGGTGACAGTGCAGGTGCAGCCTCAGAGGCCAAGCCCAGGATGGGAAGCCCCATCAGTGACTGTGCAGGTGCagttccagcagcagggcccagggccaTCTCTCCCACAAGTAACTGTACAGCTACAGCCCCAGGAGTGGGGACAAGGCACTGCTGGCATCAAGGTCACTGTGCAGCTGCAGTTGGGCTGTGACCCAGAAGAGGTAACTTCCCTCCAGAACCAGCGTGAGGAAGTGTTAGATAATGGAGAACAGAGGACCCTCCCAAAAAATCAGGGAGGGATGATGACAAGATCTGAAGGTGAGAGAGAGCTTGCTGTGGTGGAGCTGGTGCCACAGGGGGTTCTGAGCCAAAAACAGGATCAAGGAGAAGTGGAAAAACCCCAGCAGGACCAGTGCCAAGAGGAAAGAGCAAAAGTGGTGAAGGTGCATGACATGCAGGCTGGAGACAAAGCAGACCTGAATGGGATGGTGACAGAGGAACAGCTGCAGGACCAGAGCCAAGAGCAGGAACAGCTAAAAGCAGACCAGCCTCTGCAAAAGGAAGACCAAAGACATACTGTGATGAGACAGGAGCAAGGTAATATCCAAGAAGGGCCCAGGGGGATTGTAGAAGACCAGAAGGAAGACCTAGCACGAGAACAGTCCAAGAAACGTCCAAGAAAGTctccaaattattttgttgctATTCCAATAACAGATGATCAG ATTTTGGACAGAATTGAAGATGTTCAAGAACTCATATTTTCTAAAGAGCCTGACCTGTCAAGAGCTCTTCTCCCTGTTCAAACTATGCACCTTACTATAATAGTAGCTCATCTGGGAACAGAAGAAGAAGTGAAAAA GGCTGTTCTGGCACTGAAGCAAAGCAAGGCGAAAGTGGAAGACATCTTGCAGGGTAAAGACCTTAATTTGACATTCCATGGGATTGGAGAGTTTAATAACCAAGTGCTATATGTGAAAATGTTGGAGGAAGACCAGAAAATGCTTAGCAGAATTGCAG CTGTGGAAGAATGCTTTATTGACATGAATCTCGACATTTCAGGAAGTAAGGACTTCAAACCACATCTGACTTTCCTGAAGCTCTCTAAAGCATCAAGGGTTAGAAGAAGG GGCTTCAGGAAAATTTGTGCAGACCTGTATAAGGAATATGAAGACAGCCCCTTTGGCACAGAGCTCTTCAGTCGGATTGATCTCTGTGCCATGCACAAGAAGAAGCAGGAATCTGGTTATTATTACTGTGAGTGCTCAATCATTGTGGGCTCCAGTAGTAGGGAAGAGAGTAAAGAGCAAGAAATGCAGACAGAAGATGTGGGAGAAGTAAGCAGTGAAGACCTCCCAAAAAATGTAGCAAAGGCTGAAATAGGAGAAGCTACTGCAAGCTGTAAGCTTGCCTCAACAGCAGTAGCTGATGATAAACcatctgaaaatgctgctgaggCCTCAATTGCAactaaagaaaaggaaatcaatGAGGCAAAGGGACAGCCTGAAGTTGCAGATGGGACTTTTCCTACAGCTGGAGAGATCTGCTCAAAGTCAGCACTTGGTCTGCTGCCAGTAAGTTCAGATGTGTTGAAAAGCTTGGAAATGgaacaagaaaaagcaaagataaCAGATGGTAGTTTGCAAAAAACTGAAGCAACAGAATATACTGAACCTGGTCAGACAAGTTTGAGATAA
- the LOC135443267 gene encoding uncharacterized protein LOC135443267 isoform X1 gives MKTKAELVFVKTDVSEMFEIPLKKYFKPQRKRSRILENPQPRRRNLWRYRMKVIKRELCRSWVQEMVQVDGSPEGAQPQEMVQEPVQVDESPEGTQQISPVQQEQEDHSSAAQLPPSAQEPQGGNDIHVRPQRQPGQGGTAPNMGPQPTESGWELPKVTVKVQPHNMSQGWDCPEVTVQVQPQRPSPGWEAPSVTVQVQFQQQGPGPSLPQVTVQLQPQEWGQGTAGIKVTVQLQLGCDPEEVTSLQNQREEVLDNGEQRTLPKNQGGMMTRSEGERELAVVELVPQGVLSQKQDQGEVEKPQQDQCQEERAKVVKVHDMQAGDKADLNGMVTEEQLQDQSQEQEQLKADQPLQKEDQRHTVMRQEQGNIQEGPRGIVEDQKEDLAREQSKKRPRKSPNYFVAIPITDDQILDRIEDVQELIFSKEPDLSRALLPVQTMHLTIIVAHLGTEEEVKKAVLALKQSKAKVEDILQGKDLNLTFHGIGEFNNQVLYVKMLEEDQKMLSRIAEAVEECFIDMNLDISGSKDFKPHLTFLKLSKASRVRRRGFRKICADLYKEYEDSPFGTELFSRIDLCAMHKKKQESGYYYCECSIIVGSSSREESKEQEMQTEDVGEVSSEDLPKNVAKAEIGEATASCKLASTAVADDKPSENAAEASIATKEKEINEAKGQPEVADGTFPTAGEICSKSALGLLPVSSDVLKSLEMEQEKAKITDGSLQKTEATEYTEPGQTSLR, from the exons ATGAAAACAAAGGCAGAGCTTGTTTTTGTCAAAACTGATGTCAGTGAGATGTTTGAAA ttCCTTTAAAAAAGTACTTCAAACCCCAAAGAAAGAGGAGCAGAATCTTGGAGAACCCCCAGCCTAGGAGAAGAAATCTTTGGCGTTATAGGATGAAGGTGATAAAACGGGAACTATGCAGGAGCTGGGTTCAAGAGATGGTTCAGGTAGATGGAAGTCCAGAGGGAGCTCAGCCTCAAGAGATGGTTCAGGAACCTGTTCAGGTGGATGAAAGCCCAGAAGGAACTCAGCAAATCTCACCAGTACAGCAGGAGCAAGAAGACcattcctcagcagcacagctacCGCCCTCTGCTCAAGAGCCTCAGGGAGGGAATGATATCCATGTGCGCCcacagaggcagccagggcaaGGAGGCACGGCCCCAAACATGGGACCACAACCAACAGAGTCAGGCTGGGAGCTCCCAAAAGTGACTGTCAAGGTGCAGCCCCACAACATGAGCCAGGGGTGGGACTGCCCGGAGGTGACAGTGCAGGTGCAGCCTCAGAGGCCAAGCCCAGGATGGGAAGCCCCATCAGTGACTGTGCAGGTGCagttccagcagcagggcccagggccaTCTCTCCCACAAGTAACTGTACAGCTACAGCCCCAGGAGTGGGGACAAGGCACTGCTGGCATCAAGGTCACTGTGCAGCTGCAGTTGGGCTGTGACCCAGAAGAGGTAACTTCCCTCCAGAACCAGCGTGAGGAAGTGTTAGATAATGGAGAACAGAGGACCCTCCCAAAAAATCAGGGAGGGATGATGACAAGATCTGAAGGTGAGAGAGAGCTTGCTGTGGTGGAGCTGGTGCCACAGGGGGTTCTGAGCCAAAAACAGGATCAAGGAGAAGTGGAAAAACCCCAGCAGGACCAGTGCCAAGAGGAAAGAGCAAAAGTGGTGAAGGTGCATGACATGCAGGCTGGAGACAAAGCAGACCTGAATGGGATGGTGACAGAGGAACAGCTGCAGGACCAGAGCCAAGAGCAGGAACAGCTAAAAGCAGACCAGCCTCTGCAAAAGGAAGACCAAAGACATACTGTGATGAGACAGGAGCAAGGTAATATCCAAGAAGGGCCCAGGGGGATTGTAGAAGACCAGAAGGAAGACCTAGCACGAGAACAGTCCAAGAAACGTCCAAGAAAGTctccaaattattttgttgctATTCCAATAACAGATGATCAG ATTTTGGACAGAATTGAAGATGTTCAAGAACTCATATTTTCTAAAGAGCCTGACCTGTCAAGAGCTCTTCTCCCTGTTCAAACTATGCACCTTACTATAATAGTAGCTCATCTGGGAACAGAAGAAGAAGTGAAAAA GGCTGTTCTGGCACTGAAGCAAAGCAAGGCGAAAGTGGAAGACATCTTGCAGGGTAAAGACCTTAATTTGACATTCCATGGGATTGGAGAGTTTAATAACCAAGTGCTATATGTGAAAATGTTGGAGGAAGACCAGAAAATGCTTAGCAGAATTGCAG aagCTGTGGAAGAATGCTTTATTGACATGAATCTCGACATTTCAGGAAGTAAGGACTTCAAACCACATCTGACTTTCCTGAAGCTCTCTAAAGCATCAAGGGTTAGAAGAAGG GGCTTCAGGAAAATTTGTGCAGACCTGTATAAGGAATATGAAGACAGCCCCTTTGGCACAGAGCTCTTCAGTCGGATTGATCTCTGTGCCATGCACAAGAAGAAGCAGGAATCTGGTTATTATTACTGTGAGTGCTCAATCATTGTGGGCTCCAGTAGTAGGGAAGAGAGTAAAGAGCAAGAAATGCAGACAGAAGATGTGGGAGAAGTAAGCAGTGAAGACCTCCCAAAAAATGTAGCAAAGGCTGAAATAGGAGAAGCTACTGCAAGCTGTAAGCTTGCCTCAACAGCAGTAGCTGATGATAAACcatctgaaaatgctgctgaggCCTCAATTGCAactaaagaaaaggaaatcaatGAGGCAAAGGGACAGCCTGAAGTTGCAGATGGGACTTTTCCTACAGCTGGAGAGATCTGCTCAAAGTCAGCACTTGGTCTGCTGCCAGTAAGTTCAGATGTGTTGAAAAGCTTGGAAATGgaacaagaaaaagcaaagataaCAGATGGTAGTTTGCAAAAAACTGAAGCAACAGAATATACTGAACCTGGTCAGACAAGTTTGAGATAA
- the LOC135443267 gene encoding uncharacterized protein LOC135443267 isoform X4 has product MKVIKRELCRSWVQEMVQVDGSPEGAQPQEMVQEPVQVDESPEGTQQISPVQQEQEDHSSAAQLPPSAQEPQGGNDIHVRPQRQPGQGGTAPNMGPQPTESGWELPKVTVKVQPHNMSQGWDCPEVTVQVQPQRPSPGWEAPSVTVQVQFQQQGPGPSLPQVTVQLQPQEWGQGTAGIKVTVQLQLGCDPEEVTSLQNQREEVLDNGEQRTLPKNQGGMMTRSEGERELAVVELVPQGVLSQKQDQGEVEKPQQDQCQEERAKVVKVHDMQAGDKADLNGMVTEEQLQDQSQEQEQLKADQPLQKEDQRHTVMRQEQGNIQEGPRGIVEDQKEDLAREQSKKRPRKSPNYFVAIPITDDQILDRIEDVQELIFSKEPDLSRALLPVQTMHLTIIVAHLGTEEEVKKAVLALKQSKAKVEDILQGKDLNLTFHGIGEFNNQVLYVKMLEEDQKMLSRIAEAVEECFIDMNLDISGSKDFKPHLTFLKLSKASRVRRRGFRKICADLYKEYEDSPFGTELFSRIDLCAMHKKKQESGYYYCECSIIVGSSSREESKEQEMQTEDVGEVSSEDLPKNVAKAEIGEATASCKLASTAVADDKPSENAAEASIATKEKEINEAKGQPEVADGTFPTAGEICSKSALGLLPVSSDVLKSLEMEQEKAKITDGSLQKTEATEYTEPGQTSLR; this is encoded by the exons ATGAAGGTGATAAAACGGGAACTATGCAGGAGCTGGGTTCAAGAGATGGTTCAGGTAGATGGAAGTCCAGAGGGAGCTCAGCCTCAAGAGATGGTTCAGGAACCTGTTCAGGTGGATGAAAGCCCAGAAGGAACTCAGCAAATCTCACCAGTACAGCAGGAGCAAGAAGACcattcctcagcagcacagctacCGCCCTCTGCTCAAGAGCCTCAGGGAGGGAATGATATCCATGTGCGCCcacagaggcagccagggcaaGGAGGCACGGCCCCAAACATGGGACCACAACCAACAGAGTCAGGCTGGGAGCTCCCAAAAGTGACTGTCAAGGTGCAGCCCCACAACATGAGCCAGGGGTGGGACTGCCCGGAGGTGACAGTGCAGGTGCAGCCTCAGAGGCCAAGCCCAGGATGGGAAGCCCCATCAGTGACTGTGCAGGTGCagttccagcagcagggcccagggccaTCTCTCCCACAAGTAACTGTACAGCTACAGCCCCAGGAGTGGGGACAAGGCACTGCTGGCATCAAGGTCACTGTGCAGCTGCAGTTGGGCTGTGACCCAGAAGAGGTAACTTCCCTCCAGAACCAGCGTGAGGAAGTGTTAGATAATGGAGAACAGAGGACCCTCCCAAAAAATCAGGGAGGGATGATGACAAGATCTGAAGGTGAGAGAGAGCTTGCTGTGGTGGAGCTGGTGCCACAGGGGGTTCTGAGCCAAAAACAGGATCAAGGAGAAGTGGAAAAACCCCAGCAGGACCAGTGCCAAGAGGAAAGAGCAAAAGTGGTGAAGGTGCATGACATGCAGGCTGGAGACAAAGCAGACCTGAATGGGATGGTGACAGAGGAACAGCTGCAGGACCAGAGCCAAGAGCAGGAACAGCTAAAAGCAGACCAGCCTCTGCAAAAGGAAGACCAAAGACATACTGTGATGAGACAGGAGCAAGGTAATATCCAAGAAGGGCCCAGGGGGATTGTAGAAGACCAGAAGGAAGACCTAGCACGAGAACAGTCCAAGAAACGTCCAAGAAAGTctccaaattattttgttgctATTCCAATAACAGATGATCAG ATTTTGGACAGAATTGAAGATGTTCAAGAACTCATATTTTCTAAAGAGCCTGACCTGTCAAGAGCTCTTCTCCCTGTTCAAACTATGCACCTTACTATAATAGTAGCTCATCTGGGAACAGAAGAAGAAGTGAAAAA GGCTGTTCTGGCACTGAAGCAAAGCAAGGCGAAAGTGGAAGACATCTTGCAGGGTAAAGACCTTAATTTGACATTCCATGGGATTGGAGAGTTTAATAACCAAGTGCTATATGTGAAAATGTTGGAGGAAGACCAGAAAATGCTTAGCAGAATTGCAG aagCTGTGGAAGAATGCTTTATTGACATGAATCTCGACATTTCAGGAAGTAAGGACTTCAAACCACATCTGACTTTCCTGAAGCTCTCTAAAGCATCAAGGGTTAGAAGAAGG GGCTTCAGGAAAATTTGTGCAGACCTGTATAAGGAATATGAAGACAGCCCCTTTGGCACAGAGCTCTTCAGTCGGATTGATCTCTGTGCCATGCACAAGAAGAAGCAGGAATCTGGTTATTATTACTGTGAGTGCTCAATCATTGTGGGCTCCAGTAGTAGGGAAGAGAGTAAAGAGCAAGAAATGCAGACAGAAGATGTGGGAGAAGTAAGCAGTGAAGACCTCCCAAAAAATGTAGCAAAGGCTGAAATAGGAGAAGCTACTGCAAGCTGTAAGCTTGCCTCAACAGCAGTAGCTGATGATAAACcatctgaaaatgctgctgaggCCTCAATTGCAactaaagaaaaggaaatcaatGAGGCAAAGGGACAGCCTGAAGTTGCAGATGGGACTTTTCCTACAGCTGGAGAGATCTGCTCAAAGTCAGCACTTGGTCTGCTGCCAGTAAGTTCAGATGTGTTGAAAAGCTTGGAAATGgaacaagaaaaagcaaagataaCAGATGGTAGTTTGCAAAAAACTGAAGCAACAGAATATACTGAACCTGGTCAGACAAGTTTGAGATAA
- the LOC135443267 gene encoding zinc finger protein 853-like isoform X3: MKTKAELVFVKTDVSEMFEIPLKKYFKPQRKRSRILENPQPRRRNLWRYRMKVIKRELCRSWVQEMVQVDGSPEGAQPQEMVQEPVQVDESPEGTQQISPVQQEQEDHSSAAQLPPSAQEPQGGNDIHVRPQRQPGQGGTAPNMGPQPTESGWELPKVTVKVQPHNMSQGWDCPEVTVQVQPQRPSPGWEAPSVTVQVQFQQQGPGPSLPQVTVQLQPQEWGQGTAGIKVTVQLQLGCDPEEVTSLQNQREEVLDNGEQRTLPKNQGGMMTRSEGERELAVVELVPQGVLSQKQDQGEVEKPQQDQCQEERAKVVKVHDMQAGDKADLNGMVTEEQLQDQSQEQEQLKADQPLQKEDQRHTVMRQEQGNIQEGPRGIVEDQKEDLAREQSKKRPRKSPNYFVAIPITDDQILDRIEDVQELIFSKEPDLSRALLPVQTMHLTIIVAHLGTEEEVKKAVLALKQSKAKVEDILQEAVEECFIDMNLDISGSKDFKPHLTFLKLSKASRVRRRGFRKICADLYKEYEDSPFGTELFSRIDLCAMHKKKQESGYYYCECSIIVGSSSREESKEQEMQTEDVGEVSSEDLPKNVAKAEIGEATASCKLASTAVADDKPSENAAEASIATKEKEINEAKGQPEVADGTFPTAGEICSKSALGLLPVSSDVLKSLEMEQEKAKITDGSLQKTEATEYTEPGQTSLR; the protein is encoded by the exons ATGAAAACAAAGGCAGAGCTTGTTTTTGTCAAAACTGATGTCAGTGAGATGTTTGAAA ttCCTTTAAAAAAGTACTTCAAACCCCAAAGAAAGAGGAGCAGAATCTTGGAGAACCCCCAGCCTAGGAGAAGAAATCTTTGGCGTTATAGGATGAAGGTGATAAAACGGGAACTATGCAGGAGCTGGGTTCAAGAGATGGTTCAGGTAGATGGAAGTCCAGAGGGAGCTCAGCCTCAAGAGATGGTTCAGGAACCTGTTCAGGTGGATGAAAGCCCAGAAGGAACTCAGCAAATCTCACCAGTACAGCAGGAGCAAGAAGACcattcctcagcagcacagctacCGCCCTCTGCTCAAGAGCCTCAGGGAGGGAATGATATCCATGTGCGCCcacagaggcagccagggcaaGGAGGCACGGCCCCAAACATGGGACCACAACCAACAGAGTCAGGCTGGGAGCTCCCAAAAGTGACTGTCAAGGTGCAGCCCCACAACATGAGCCAGGGGTGGGACTGCCCGGAGGTGACAGTGCAGGTGCAGCCTCAGAGGCCAAGCCCAGGATGGGAAGCCCCATCAGTGACTGTGCAGGTGCagttccagcagcagggcccagggccaTCTCTCCCACAAGTAACTGTACAGCTACAGCCCCAGGAGTGGGGACAAGGCACTGCTGGCATCAAGGTCACTGTGCAGCTGCAGTTGGGCTGTGACCCAGAAGAGGTAACTTCCCTCCAGAACCAGCGTGAGGAAGTGTTAGATAATGGAGAACAGAGGACCCTCCCAAAAAATCAGGGAGGGATGATGACAAGATCTGAAGGTGAGAGAGAGCTTGCTGTGGTGGAGCTGGTGCCACAGGGGGTTCTGAGCCAAAAACAGGATCAAGGAGAAGTGGAAAAACCCCAGCAGGACCAGTGCCAAGAGGAAAGAGCAAAAGTGGTGAAGGTGCATGACATGCAGGCTGGAGACAAAGCAGACCTGAATGGGATGGTGACAGAGGAACAGCTGCAGGACCAGAGCCAAGAGCAGGAACAGCTAAAAGCAGACCAGCCTCTGCAAAAGGAAGACCAAAGACATACTGTGATGAGACAGGAGCAAGGTAATATCCAAGAAGGGCCCAGGGGGATTGTAGAAGACCAGAAGGAAGACCTAGCACGAGAACAGTCCAAGAAACGTCCAAGAAAGTctccaaattattttgttgctATTCCAATAACAGATGATCAG ATTTTGGACAGAATTGAAGATGTTCAAGAACTCATATTTTCTAAAGAGCCTGACCTGTCAAGAGCTCTTCTCCCTGTTCAAACTATGCACCTTACTATAATAGTAGCTCATCTGGGAACAGAAGAAGAAGTGAAAAA GGCTGTTCTGGCACTGAAGCAAAGCAAGGCGAAAGTGGAAGACATCTTGCAGG aagCTGTGGAAGAATGCTTTATTGACATGAATCTCGACATTTCAGGAAGTAAGGACTTCAAACCACATCTGACTTTCCTGAAGCTCTCTAAAGCATCAAGGGTTAGAAGAAGG GGCTTCAGGAAAATTTGTGCAGACCTGTATAAGGAATATGAAGACAGCCCCTTTGGCACAGAGCTCTTCAGTCGGATTGATCTCTGTGCCATGCACAAGAAGAAGCAGGAATCTGGTTATTATTACTGTGAGTGCTCAATCATTGTGGGCTCCAGTAGTAGGGAAGAGAGTAAAGAGCAAGAAATGCAGACAGAAGATGTGGGAGAAGTAAGCAGTGAAGACCTCCCAAAAAATGTAGCAAAGGCTGAAATAGGAGAAGCTACTGCAAGCTGTAAGCTTGCCTCAACAGCAGTAGCTGATGATAAACcatctgaaaatgctgctgaggCCTCAATTGCAactaaagaaaaggaaatcaatGAGGCAAAGGGACAGCCTGAAGTTGCAGATGGGACTTTTCCTACAGCTGGAGAGATCTGCTCAAAGTCAGCACTTGGTCTGCTGCCAGTAAGTTCAGATGTGTTGAAAAGCTTGGAAATGgaacaagaaaaagcaaagataaCAGATGGTAGTTTGCAAAAAACTGAAGCAACAGAATATACTGAACCTGGTCAGACAAGTTTGAGATAA